In Dasypus novemcinctus isolate mDasNov1 chromosome 10, mDasNov1.1.hap2, whole genome shotgun sequence, one DNA window encodes the following:
- the LOC101431577 gene encoding olfactory receptor 51B2-like, translating to MWSNMSAAPFLLTGFPSLEAAHHWISIPFFAVYISLFLGNGTLLYLIKHDYSLHEPMYYFLAMLAGTDLMVTLTTMPTIMGVLLLNHREINHTACFIQAYFIHSLSTVESGILLAMAYDRFNAICNPLRYTTILTSTRVLALGVGAFMRGFICIMPVIMRLFSFPYCHSHILSHAFCLHQEVMKLACADITFNNLYPVVTISLTIYLDSLIIFFSYILIFHTVMSITSGEERAKAFKTCISHIGCILIFYVTVIGISFIPRFGKNVPRVVQIIMSYVCFLFPPLMNPIIYSIKTKQIQYSFFRLFSQHKCGN from the coding sequence ATGTGGTCCAATATGAGTGCTGCCCCCTTTCTGCTGACTGGTTTCCCAAGCCTGGAGGCAGCTCATCACTGGATCTCCATTCCTTTCTTTGCAGTCTACATCTCTCTGTTTCTCGGCAATGGCACCCTCCTCTACCTTATCAAGCATGACTACAGTCTCCATGAGCCCATGTATTATTTCTTGGCCATGCTAGCAGGCACAGACCTCATGGTGACCCTGACCACGATGCCTACTATAATGGGGGTCTTATTGTTGAATCACAGAGAAATAAACCACACAGCCTGCTTCATCCAGGCGTACTTCATCCACTCCCTTTCTACTGTAGAATCAGGTATTTTGCTTgccatggcctatgaccgttTTAATGCTATCTGCAATCCCTTGAGATACACTACCATTCTCACCAGTACTCGAGTGTTAGCATTAGGGGTGGGGGCATTTATGAGGGGTTTTATATGCATCATGCCTGTAATCATGCGTCTTTTTTCATTTCCGTATTGCCATTCCCATATTCTCTCCCATGCTTTCTGCCTTCACCAAGAAGTCATGAAATTGGCTTGTGCAGATATAACTTTCAATAACCTGTACCCTGTGGTTACGATCTCTTTAACTATCTACCTTGACTCTCTGATCATCTTTTTCTCCTACATCCTAATTTTTCACACTGTCATGAGCATCACCTCTGGTGAAGAGAGAGCCAAAGCCTTCAAAACTTGTATCTCCCACATTGGTTGTATCTTGATCTTCTATGTCACTGTGATTGGTATTTCATTCATCCCCCGGTTTGGGAAGAATGTGCCACGGGTGGTCCAAATTATCatgagctatgtctgcttcctCTTCCCTCCTTTAATGAATCCTATCATCTATAGCATTAAGACCAAACAAATTCAATATAGCTTCTTCCGCCTTTTTTCTCAAcacaaatgtggaaattaa